One genomic window of Chitinophagaceae bacterium includes the following:
- a CDS encoding nucleoside phosphorylase: MTTIPESELILNARGAIYHLDLLPEEIANTVITVGDPHRVKEVSKYFDRVEITRQHREFVTHTGFIGNNRMSVISTGIGTDNIDIVVTELDALVNIDLQTRKIKENLTPMNIIRIGTSGALQADIEIDSFVASEFAIGMDNLLNFYHLEHPPFEKELLLGFLNHVQDNHIAFIPYVAGGSSSLISKFQGITHKGITVTCPGFYGPQGRMLRAEPAFPDLIDHLSSFTFSGHRITNFEMETSAIYGMSRLLGHQAVSLNAIVANRMQKKFSSDSHKAVDRLIRAALELLVEN; this comes from the coding sequence ATGACAACTATACCCGAATCCGAATTAATACTTAATGCGCGTGGCGCCATTTATCATCTTGATCTTTTACCGGAAGAGATTGCTAACACCGTTATTACAGTGGGTGATCCACACAGGGTTAAAGAGGTTTCAAAATATTTTGACCGTGTGGAAATAACCAGGCAGCATCGTGAATTTGTCACCCATACGGGATTCATCGGTAACAATAGGATGTCTGTAATTTCAACAGGAATTGGTACCGATAATATTGATATTGTAGTGACAGAGCTGGATGCATTGGTGAATATTGATCTGCAAACACGCAAGATCAAAGAAAACCTCACGCCCATGAACATCATTCGGATAGGAACTTCCGGCGCTTTACAGGCTGACATTGAGATCGACAGTTTTGTGGCATCTGAATTTGCCATCGGAATGGACAACCTCCTTAATTTTTATCACCTGGAGCATCCGCCATTTGAGAAAGAATTATTGCTTGGCTTTTTAAATCATGTGCAGGATAATCACATCGCTTTCATTCCCTATGTTGCGGGAGGATCATCATCATTGATTTCTAAATTCCAGGGAATTACCCACAAAGGAATTACCGTAACCTGCCCGGGATTTTATGGTCCGCAGGGAAGAATGTTACGTGCTGAACCGGCATTCCCCGATTTGATTGATCACTTATCTTCATTCACCTTTTCCGGTCATCGCATCACCAATTTCGAAATGGAAACATCTGCCATCTATGGCATGTCGCGACTGCTCGGTCACCAGGCTGTTTCCCTAAATGCCATTGTCGCGAACAGGATGCAAAAAAAATTCAGCAGTGATTCGCATAAAGCAGTGGACCGGCTGATAAGGGCGGCGTTGGAATTGTTGGTG